The window AAAACAGTAGGCCTTTTGGTAATAGCAGTTATACTGGCTGTAGCTACCAACGCTACGAACCTTATGGCTACGAAGCAATATGCCGACTGGAGTACCAGGAGCAAAAGTGATTTAACGATTGATCCGGAGGGATTACCAAAGGAAAATAAAGGTGGGTTAAGTTATGAATACATAACGGAATATAGTTACGGAATAACAGAGAGCTTAAATTTATTTGTTCCCAGGCTTTTTGGTGGGTCTAACAGCGAATCATTAGGAGAGGAATCGAATACATATCAGTATCTGGTAAATAAAGGAGTGCCAAAAGACCAGGCCAAAAATTTTATTTCGGGAATGCCTGCCTATTGGGGAGATCAGCCTATTGTTGCGGCTCCGGCTTATATAGGAGCTGTAGTTTTCTTTTTATTTGTGCTATCCCTGTTTCTGGTTAAAGGACGTTTAAAATGGTGGCTTGTAGGGGGGATTGTACTCTCATTGTTATTGTCTTGGGGCAAAAACTTTAGCATTCTTACCGATTTTATGATAGATTATTTTCCAATGTACAATAAGTTTCGGGCTGTTTCGTCAATTCAGGTAGTTCTGGAACTCTGCATTCCGGTGTTGGCTATAATCGGATTAAGTAAATTCTTCTCTACAGGATTAAGTAAAGATGAAAAAATAAACGCTTTAAAAAAATCAGGAGCAATCGTAGGGGGGCTTATAGTGGTTCTGTTTATCGGGAAAGGTTTCTTTAGCTTTAATGCCCTGAATGATGCCTACTACAGTCAGCAGTTTTCACAAATGGGCCTTCCGGAATTGATGGATTTTATGAAGGAAGATCGAAAAGCCATGTATACAAGTGATTTACTGAGAAGTTCCGGGTTTGTATTGGTTTTAGCTTTAGTACTGTTTGCTTTTATCAGAGAAAGGTTAAAACTGGTTTACGCATATGTAGCTGTTGGTTTATTATTGGTGCTTGACCTGGTTGGTGTAGATAAGCGGTATGTAAATAAAGAAGATTTTGTAGCAGCCAGAAAATTAGACAAGCCATTTCAGCAAAATACAGCCGATACTGAAATACTGAAAGACACAACACATTTCAGGGTTTTCGATCCGAGTGAAGGATTAAACGGCGCCAGAACTTCATATTTCCATAAGTCTATAGGCGGTTACCATGCAGCCAAGCCCGGACGGCTCCAGGAATTATTTGAATATCAGATAGTAGATAATAATTCAGGCACAATAAAAAATGTAGGGATGCTGAACATGCTGAATGTTAAATATATTATTCAGCAGAGTCAAAATGGTGTTTACCCTGCACGTAATCCATACGCTAACGGAAATGCCTGGTTCGTAAAAGCATTATTAACCGTAGATAATGCCGACGAAGAGATGAAGGCTCTGGACAGTTTAAATGTGAAAACAGAAGCAGTGGTAGATGTTTCTGAATTCGGGAATCTAGCACATAATAAAAGCTTTTCGGTTGATTCACTGGCAAACATAACTTTAAAAAAATATAAGCCCAATCATTTGGTCTATACTTCAAACAATAATAATGATGGTTTAGCGGTTTTCTCTGAAATGTACTATCCACATGGATGGAAAGTAACCATCGATGGAGTAGCAGCAGAAAGTTTCAGAGTAAATTATGTGCTCAGGGCTCTTCATGTTCCGGCAGGAAAGCATACTATTGAATTCAAATTTGAACCTGAGGTGATTCAAAAGGGGAGTAGCATAGTTTTGGCCGGCTCATTATTACTGGCTTTGATTTTCATTGGAGGAATATTTTATAGTTTTAAGACTGCAAGAAGACCGCAGCCTGAATGAAAAAAGTACTGATCATAACATACTATTGGCCGCCAGCCGGCGGGCCCGGAGTTCAACGTTGGCTTAAGTTTGTTAAATACCTTCGTGAATTTAACATCGATCCGATAGTCTATGTGCCTGAAAATCCGGATTATCCAATGGAAGACACCACTTTTTTAACAGAGGTGCCTTCGGGTATAACGATACTTAAAAGACCAATATTAGAACCTTATCGTCTGGCTTCAGTATTTTCTAAAAAGAAAACAAAACGAATCAGTAAGGGAGTCATATCCTCAGAAAATCAATCAGTGATTGAAAAGTTGATGCTTTGGGTGCGGGGGAACTTTTTTATACCGGATGCACGAAAGTTTTGGGTGAAGCCTTCAGTAGCATTCCTTGGGAAATATCTGGCAGAAAATAATATTAGTACAATAATAACTACAGGTCCGCCACATAGTTTACATCTTATAGGGATGGAACTTCAGGATAAAACCGGGGTTAAATGGATCGCAGATTTCAGAGATCCGTGGACTACCATTGGATACCACAAAGCCCTTAAACTAACTAAAAGTTCGGAGCTAAAACACAAAGAACTTGAAAAGAAGGTGCTTCAAGCAGCCGATCAGTTAATTGTAACCAGCTATACAACCAAAAAGGAGTTTCAGAGAATAACAGATACGCCTATAGAGGTAATAACAAATGGTTATGATGTTCATTATTTTAATCAAACAGCATTAGATAATAAATTCACTTTGTCCCATATCGGTTCTTTGTTATCAGGCAGGAATCCACAAGTATTATGGGAAGTCCTGGCTGAGTTAAAGAAGGAGAGCGATTCTTTTTCTAATGATCTGAAAATACAGTTGGTCGGAGTGATTAGCGATGCCGTGATAAACAGTCTTAAAGAGAATGGTCTGGAGAATGATCTTCATCAGAATGCTTATGTAGCCCATTCCGAAGCGCTAAAATTACAACGCACTTCACAAGTATTAATGTTGATTGAAATTGATTCGAAAGAGACGCAATGTATTATTCCCGGTAAATTGTTTGAGTACATGGCTGCGGAACGACCGATTTTGGCTATCGGACCGGAAGAATGGGATGCTGCTCAAATTATACGTGAAACCAACACGGGGAAAACATTTGGTTATAAATCCAGAGAAAAGCTTAAATCTGCCGTTTGGGAGTATTATCTTAGTTATAAAAAGAACGAACTGAAAGTCTATCCAATCGGCCTTCAAAAGTATACCAGAAGAGCGTTGACAGAACATTTGAGCCGGATAATTAAACGAAATTAAAAGTAATAAAAATGGGAGTCGTTGTTAAACAATCGGTACAAAACACCATATATACATATATGGGGTTTGCAATAGGTGCTGTAAACACACTCTTTTTGTATACCAATTTTTTATCTGATCAGTATTACGGGCTAGTAGGATATATATTATCGGCTTCAAATATTTTAATGCCCCTTTTGACCTTTGGCGTACAGAATACCCTGGTGAAATTTTACAGTTCTTTTAAGGATGACAGTGAACAAGGTAAGTTTACCTATATGATGTTTCTGTTGCCCTTACTGATTATCATCCCGGTAGGAATCCTGGGGATTGCTGGATACGATATAGTGGTGTCGTTCTTATCGAGAAAAAACCAGATAGTAAGTGATTATGTATGGGTTATATATATCACAGCTATTGCTATGGCTTATTTTGAAGTGTTTTTTGCATGGACTAAAGTTCATATGAAGACGGTGTACGGAAACTTTTTGAAAGAAGTTTTTCTAAGGATTATTGTTATGTTACTCCTCTTTGCGGTATTTTTTAACTGGTTGTCGGCCGAAGGGTTTATTTTCGGGATGATGCTGGCCTATATTCTTCGGATGTTACTGATGATGTTGAGTGCGATAAAAGTTAAAAGGCCGGTTTTGGTACGGAGTTTACCAAATGATTCCAGTAAAATAATCAGGTATACCTCCTTGATTATTTTAGCAGGATCTATTGCCATGATTTTACTTGATGTTGATAAATTCATGATCGGGCAATATGAATCGATTGAAAATATAGCCTTTTACAATGTAGCGGTTTATATGGCCGCCGTTATCGTGGTTCCCGCACGTGCGATGCATCAGATAACTTATCCGTTAACAGCCAGATTGCTGAATGAAAAAGATAAAGCAGGGTTGAGTAACCTGTATAAGCGCAGTTCATTAAATCTCTTTATAATCGGAGGCTTAATTTTTTTACTTGTCGTTCTCAATGCTAACCAGTTATATCTTATTATTCCGGAGCAGTACAGAGGGGGAATAAGTGTTGTTTTTTTAATTGCTGTAGCTAAGTTGTTTGAGTGTCTTTTGGGGAATAACAACTCTATATTGTTTAATAGTGACTA of the Zhouia spongiae genome contains:
- a CDS encoding glycosyltransferase family 4 protein, which gives rise to MKKVLIITYYWPPAGGPGVQRWLKFVKYLREFNIDPIVYVPENPDYPMEDTTFLTEVPSGITILKRPILEPYRLASVFSKKKTKRISKGVISSENQSVIEKLMLWVRGNFFIPDARKFWVKPSVAFLGKYLAENNISTIITTGPPHSLHLIGMELQDKTGVKWIADFRDPWTTIGYHKALKLTKSSELKHKELEKKVLQAADQLIVTSYTTKKEFQRITDTPIEVITNGYDVHYFNQTALDNKFTLSHIGSLLSGRNPQVLWEVLAELKKESDSFSNDLKIQLVGVISDAVINSLKENGLENDLHQNAYVAHSEALKLQRTSQVLMLIEIDSKETQCIIPGKLFEYMAAERPILAIGPEEWDAAQIIRETNTGKTFGYKSREKLKSAVWEYYLSYKKNELKVYPIGLQKYTRRALTEHLSRIIKRN
- a CDS encoding lipopolysaccharide biosynthesis protein — its product is MGVVVKQSVQNTIYTYMGFAIGAVNTLFLYTNFLSDQYYGLVGYILSASNILMPLLTFGVQNTLVKFYSSFKDDSEQGKFTYMMFLLPLLIIIPVGILGIAGYDIVVSFLSRKNQIVSDYVWVIYITAIAMAYFEVFFAWTKVHMKTVYGNFLKEVFLRIIVMLLLFAVFFNWLSAEGFIFGMMLAYILRMLLMMLSAIKVKRPVLVRSLPNDSSKIIRYTSLIILAGSIAMILLDVDKFMIGQYESIENIAFYNVAVYMAAVIVVPARAMHQITYPLTARLLNEKDKAGLSNLYKRSSLNLFIIGGLIFLLVVLNANQLYLIIPEQYRGGISVVFLIAVAKLFECLLGNNNSILFNSDYYRMVLFFGVFLAVLTIFLNTVFIPLWGINGAAFATLMSFVAYSLIKIWFVYNKLQMHPFTFKTLGTAIVLLIFTGLFYFWDFTFHPLVNIVLKGSVIAIGYLLVIIKLKLSDDIVDLTEKIMLKTKLRR
- a CDS encoding YfhO family protein — protein: MNFSLRKLAPHIVVFLLFIVAALAYFSPVLQGKKIFQSDIVQYIGMAKEQNDFRKANNEEPYWTNSAFGGMPTYQLGANYPHNYVKKIDKTIRFLPRPADYLFLYFIGFYLLLLVLKVDWKLAFIGSLAFGFSTYLIIILGVGHNAKAHAIGYFPFVLAGIVLSFRKNYLWGFLLTAIAMALEINANHFQMTYYLMFLVMVMGVVYLIDAYRTKELPHFFKTVGLLVIAVILAVATNATNLMATKQYADWSTRSKSDLTIDPEGLPKENKGGLSYEYITEYSYGITESLNLFVPRLFGGSNSESLGEESNTYQYLVNKGVPKDQAKNFISGMPAYWGDQPIVAAPAYIGAVVFFLFVLSLFLVKGRLKWWLVGGIVLSLLLSWGKNFSILTDFMIDYFPMYNKFRAVSSIQVVLELCIPVLAIIGLSKFFSTGLSKDEKINALKKSGAIVGGLIVVLFIGKGFFSFNALNDAYYSQQFSQMGLPELMDFMKEDRKAMYTSDLLRSSGFVLVLALVLFAFIRERLKLVYAYVAVGLLLVLDLVGVDKRYVNKEDFVAARKLDKPFQQNTADTEILKDTTHFRVFDPSEGLNGARTSYFHKSIGGYHAAKPGRLQELFEYQIVDNNSGTIKNVGMLNMLNVKYIIQQSQNGVYPARNPYANGNAWFVKALLTVDNADEEMKALDSLNVKTEAVVDVSEFGNLAHNKSFSVDSLANITLKKYKPNHLVYTSNNNNDGLAVFSEMYYPHGWKVTIDGVAAESFRVNYVLRALHVPAGKHTIEFKFEPEVIQKGSSIVLAGSLLLALIFIGGIFYSFKTARRPQPE